Proteins co-encoded in one Rattus rattus isolate New Zealand chromosome 5, Rrattus_CSIRO_v1, whole genome shotgun sequence genomic window:
- the Fubp3 gene encoding LOW QUALITY PROTEIN: far upstream element-binding protein 3 (The sequence of the model RefSeq protein was modified relative to this genomic sequence to represent the inferred CDS: inserted 1 base in 1 codon), with product MAELVQGQSAPVGLKAEDFVDALHRVRQIAAKIDSIPHLNNSTPLVDPSVYGYGVQKRPLDDGVGNQLGALVHQRAVITEEFKVPDKMVGFIIGRGGEQISRIQAESGCKIQIASESSGIPERPCVLTGTPESIEQAKRLLGQIVDRCRNGPGFHNDIDGNSTIQELLIPASKVGLVIGKGGETIKQLQERTGVKMVMIQDGPLPTGADKPLRITGDPFKVQQAREMVLEIIRXKDQADFRACFEDFTSRAGGGSIEVSVPRFVVGIVIGRNGEMIKKIQNDAGVRIQFKPDDGISPERAAQVMGPPDRCQHAARIINELILTAQEREILGGLTGTRGRGRGRGDWSVGTPGGIQEITYTVPADKCGLVIGKGGENIKSINQQSGAHVELQRNPPPNTDPNLRIFTIRGAPQQIEVARHLIDEKVGGASLGAPTAFGQSPFSQPPAAPHQNTFPPRAFPNIAAKVNGNPHSTPVSGPPAFLTQGWGSTYQAWQQPTQQVPSQQSQPQNSQPDYSKAWEDYYKKQGHTTSAAPQASSPPDYTMAWAEYYRQQAAFYGQTLGQAQAHSQVCSQSPAP from the exons ATTGCTGCTAAAATCGATTCAATTCCTCACTTGAATAATTCCACACCCCTGGTGGACCCCTCCGTGTACGGATACGGAGTACAGAAGCGGCCCTTGGACGATGGAG TAGGTAACCAGTTAGGGGCCTTGGTACATCAAAG ggCAGTAATAACAGAAGAATTCAAGGTGCCTGATAAAATGGTTGGATTTA TTATTGGCAGGGGAGGTGAGCAGATTTCACGAATTCAAGCAGAATCTGGGTGCAAAATCCAGATTGCCTCAG AGAGTTCTGGGATTCCAGAGAGGCCCTGTGTACTTACCGGAACCCCAGAAAGTATTGA aCAAGCCAAACGGCTCCTGGGGCAGATTGTGGACCGATGTCGGAATGGGCCTGGCTTTCACAACGATATAGATGGCAACAGCACAATCCAGGAGCTTCTTATCCCTGCATCTAAAGTGGGGCTGGTCATCGGCAAAGGAGGGGAAACGATCAAGCAGTTGCAG GAGCGGACAGGTGTGAAAATGGTCATGATCCAGGATGGCCCGCTACCCACAGGAGCAGACAAGCCTCTCCGCATCACTGGAGATCCATTTAAAGTACAG caagcAAGAGAAATGGTCCTAGAAATCATCC GAaaagaccaggctgacttcagggCGTGCTTTGAGGACTTCACCTCCCGAGCGGGAGGAGGTAGTATAGAG GTGTCTGTGCCTAGGTTTGTTGTTGGGATTGTCATAGGAAGAAACGGAGAAATGATTAAGAAGATCCAGAATGACGCTGGTGTGAGGATCCAGTTCAAACCAG ACGACGGGATTAGTCCAGAAAGAGCAGCGCAGGTCATGGGCCCTCCAGATCGGTGTCAGCATGCAGCACGCATCATCAATGAGCTCATTCTCACAGCACAG GAAAGAGAGATCCTTGGAGGCCTCACGGGAACAAGAGGAAGAGGCCGAGGCCGTGGCGATTGGAGTGTGGGCACTCCTGGTGGCATCCAGGAAATTACATACACAGTGCCAGCTGATAAATGCGGCCTCGTGATAGGCAAAG GGGGCGAGAACATCAAAAGCATCAACCAGCAATCAGGTGCCCATGTGGAGCTGCAGCGGAACCCCCCTCCTAACACCGACCCTAACCTGCGGATATTTACCATCAGGGGTGCTCCTCAGCAGATCGAGGTGGCCAGGCATCTCATAGATGAGAAAGTTGGC GGTGCCAGCCTCGGAGCCCCTACAGCCTTCGGACAGAGCCCCTTCAGCCAGCCACCAGCTGCACCACATCAAAA cACCTTTCCCCCCAGGGCCTTCCCCAACATCGCTGCTAAAGTTAACGGGAACCCCCACAGCACCCCTGTGAG CGGCCCTCCAGCTTTTCTGACCCAAGGCTGGGGCAGCACttaccaggcttggcagcagcctACACAGCAAGTCCCAA GCCAGCAGAGCCAGCCACAGAACAGCCAGCCCGACTACAGCAAGGCCTGGGAAGACTATTACAAAAAACAGG GTCACACCACCAGTGCTGCCCCACAGGCCAGCTCCCCCCCAGACTACACGATGGCCTGGGCCGAGTACTACAGGCAGCAGGCCGCCTTCTATGGGCAGACTTTAGGGCAGGCTCAGGCCCACAGCCAGGTCTGTAGCCAGTCCCCAGCACCGTGA